One Cucurbita pepo subsp. pepo cultivar mu-cu-16 unplaced genomic scaffold, ASM280686v2 Cp4.1_scaffold002739, whole genome shotgun sequence DNA segment encodes these proteins:
- the LOC111786776 gene encoding pentatricopeptide repeat-containing protein At4g33990-like: protein MSIVLRFLPCKWRRISLFRPSFQACCPLYSATTTSPKYYFDEVEIEKKEIDFNRLFPVCKKVHLAKRLHALLVVSGKVQSIFLSAKLINLYAFLGDVSFARRTFDQIQAKDVYTWNSMISAYARIGHFHEAVDCFHEFMSTSILQPDYYTFPPVIRACGNLDDGKKIHCLALKLGFECDVFIAASLIHFYSRFGFVNLARNLFDSLMIRDIGTWNAMISGFCLNGKVVEALEVFDEMRFKSVNMDSVTFSSLLPICAQLDDIISGVLIHVYAIKLGLEFDLFVCNALINMYAKFGELGSAETIFNQIEAKDIVSWNSLIAAFEQHKEPVVALGLYKKMHATGVVPDLLTLVSLASVAAELGNFLSSRSIHGFVTRKGWFLQDVVIGNAIIDMYAKLGFIDSARKVFEELPVKDVVSWNTLITGYSQNGLANEAIDVYHSMNDYSDAVPNQGTWVSILTAYSQIGALKQGMKTHGLLIKNFLYF, encoded by the exons tgaaattgagaaaaaggaaattgatTTCAACCGACTATTCCCTGTCTGCAAAAAAGTGCACCTTGCTAAGCGACTTCATGCACTACTTGTGGTGTCTGGGAAGGTTCAGAGCATCTTTCTTTCTGCTAAACTCATCAATCTTTATGCTTTTCTTGGTGATGTATCGTTCGCTCGCCGTACTTTTGACCAAATTCAGGCAAAAGATGTCTACACATGGAATTCTATGATATCTGCTTATGCTCGCATTGGTCACTTCCATGAAGCTGTAGATTGTTTCCATGAATTTATGTCAACCTCTATCCTTCAGCCTGATTATTACACATTTCCTCCTGTTATAAGGGCATGTGGAAATCTAGATGATGGGAAGAAGATACATTGCTTGGCTCTAAAATTGGGTTTTGAATGTGATGTATTCATTGCTGCTTCTTTGATCCATTTTTATTCTCGGTTTGGCTTTGTCAATTTAGCTCGTAACTTGTTTGATAGCTTGATGATTCGAGATATCGGTACATGGAATGCTATGATTTCAGGGTTTTGTCTTAATGGTAAAGTTGTAGAAGCATTGGAAGTCTTTGATGAG ATGCGATTCAAGAGTGTAAATATGGATTCTGTAACATTTTCAAGTCTACTTCCGATTTGTGCGCAGTTGGATGATATAATAAGCGGTGTCCTAATTCATGTCTATGCCATCAAGCTCGGGTTGGAATTCGACTTGTTTGTCTGTAATGCATTGATAAACATGTATGCCAAATTTGGTGAACTGGGAAGTGCAGAAACCATTTTCAACCAAATCGAAGCGAAGGATATTGTATCGTGGAACTCTTTGATTGCTGCGTTCGAGCAGCATAAAGAGCCAGTGGTGGCTCTTGGATTGTACAAAAAGATGCACGCTACTGGGGTG GTACCCGACTTGTTGACACTGGTGAGTTTGGCTTCTGTTGCTGCTGAACTTGGCAATTTCTTAAGTAGTAGGTCTATTCATGGATTTGTTACAAGGAAAGGTTGGTTTCTACAAGATGTTGTCATTGGTAATGCAATTATAGACATGTATGCTAAGTTGGGGTTTATAGATTCAGCACGAAAAGTTTTTGAAGAACTTCCTGTCAAAGATGTGGTCTCATGGAACACTTTGATAACAGGTTATTCTCAAAACGGTTTAGCGAATGAGGCAATCGATGTGTATCATTCGATGAACGATTATAGCGATGCAGTGCCGAACCAGGGCACTTGGGTGAGCATTCTGACAGCATACTCCCAGATAGGAGCATTGAAACAAGGTATGAAAACACATGGTCTGCTGATCAAGAACTTTCTTTACTTT